A DNA window from Streptomyces bacillaris contains the following coding sequences:
- a CDS encoding CpaF family protein — translation MSLRARMTAPDEQGGAREDGHLVATYRAKLLEEIDLAEMSSLAAADRRARLERVLGHIISREGPVLSTVERSQLIRRVVDEALGLGILEPLLEDASITEIMVNGPDHIYVERSGKVERLPLRFGSHEQLMQTIERIVSTVNRRVDESNPMVDARLPSGERVNVIIPPLSLTGATLTIRRFPRSFTLQEMIGFGSLDEQMLILLAGLVQAKFNIIVSGATGTGKTTLLNALSGLIPNAERIVTIEDSAELQLQQSHVIRLESRPANVEGKGQITIRDLVRNSLRMRPDRIVVGEVRGGESLDMLQAMSTGHDGSLATVHANSAEDALMRLQTLASMSEVEIPFEALHDQINSAVDVIVQLTRHADGTRKVTEIAVLDSHGRDPYRIVTVARFEAQPLAADGRIYGRFQYLPLPRRVADRLYLASQPIPQAFGVAEHAAQLATREAN, via the coding sequence ATGAGCCTGCGGGCACGCATGACCGCCCCCGACGAGCAGGGCGGCGCACGGGAGGACGGCCACCTGGTGGCCACCTACCGGGCCAAGCTGCTGGAGGAGATCGACCTCGCGGAGATGTCCTCGCTGGCCGCCGCCGACCGGCGGGCCCGGCTGGAGCGCGTCCTCGGCCACATCATCAGCCGCGAGGGCCCGGTCCTCTCCACCGTCGAGCGCTCGCAGCTGATCCGGCGGGTGGTGGACGAGGCGCTCGGCCTCGGCATCCTCGAACCGCTCCTGGAGGACGCCTCCATCACCGAGATCATGGTGAACGGACCGGACCACATCTACGTCGAGCGCAGCGGCAAGGTCGAACGGCTCCCCCTGCGCTTCGGCTCGCACGAGCAGCTGATGCAGACCATCGAACGCATCGTGTCGACCGTCAACCGCCGCGTGGACGAGTCGAATCCGATGGTCGACGCCCGCCTGCCCAGCGGCGAGCGCGTCAACGTGATCATTCCGCCCCTCTCCCTGACCGGCGCCACGCTCACCATCCGCCGCTTCCCGCGCTCCTTCACCCTCCAGGAGATGATCGGCTTCGGCTCGCTGGACGAGCAGATGCTGATCCTGCTCGCCGGTCTCGTCCAGGCCAAGTTCAACATCATCGTCTCGGGCGCCACCGGCACCGGGAAGACGACGCTCCTCAACGCGCTCTCCGGGCTGATCCCGAACGCCGAGCGCATCGTCACCATCGAGGACTCCGCCGAACTCCAGCTCCAGCAGAGCCATGTCATCCGGCTGGAGTCCCGTCCGGCCAACGTGGAGGGCAAGGGCCAGATCACCATCCGCGACCTGGTCCGCAACTCCCTCCGTATGCGCCCCGACCGGATCGTGGTCGGTGAGGTCCGCGGCGGAGAGTCGCTCGACATGCTCCAGGCGATGTCGACCGGCCACGACGGCTCGCTGGCCACGGTCCACGCCAACAGCGCCGAGGACGCGCTGATGCGGCTCCAGACCCTGGCCTCGATGTCCGAGGTGGAGATCCCCTTCGAGGCGCTGCACGACCAGATCAACAGCGCGGTGGACGTGATCGTGCAGCTCACCCGGCACGCCGACGGCACCAGGAAGGTCACCGAGATCGCGGTGCTGGACTCGCACGGCCGCGACCCGTACCGCATCGTGACCGTCGCCCGGTTCGAGGCACAGCCGTTGGCCGCCGACGGCCGCATCTACGGCCGCTTCCAGTACCTGCCGCTGCCCCGCAGGGTCGCCGACCGG
- a CDS encoding GntP family permease — translation MPLAATPPPVEIPPHTGGLLLLIDGTAGLLTVAALGIALLLFLIIKVRLQPFVALLAVSIAVGLGAGLSVTELFGTVQKSAAVSVIESGMGGILGHVAIIIGLGTMLGAILEVSGGAEVLSARLLNLFGEKRAPLAMGLTGLIFGIPVFFDVGIFVLAPIVYAAAKRSGKSILLYAMPLLAGLSMTHAFLPPHPGPVAAAGLFNVSLGWVILMGAVVGIPSVLAAWAYASWIGKRIFVDVPQDMVEAAAEAKAAVAAEQRAAGVTPHEKPVPLATVLAIIGTPLVLILAATFSSIALNPSTLRSVVEFFGNPFVALTIALFLAYYLLGIRRGWSRKSLESVSTSSLKPVGNILLVVGAGGVFGAVLKGSGIADALADTFNDVGLPVILLAWLISVVLRVAQGSATVAIVTTAGIVVPLVEGQDLSQAHLALIIMAISAGSIFASHVNDGGFWMVSKYFGISERDTLKSWTVLETVLSVAGFVVAALLSLVI, via the coding sequence ATGCCGCTCGCCGCCACCCCACCGCCGGTCGAGATCCCGCCGCACACCGGTGGTCTGCTCCTCCTGATCGACGGCACCGCCGGTCTGCTGACCGTCGCCGCCCTCGGCATCGCGCTCCTCCTCTTCCTGATCATCAAGGTCAGACTCCAGCCGTTCGTCGCCCTGCTGGCCGTCTCCATAGCCGTCGGCCTCGGCGCCGGGCTCTCGGTCACCGAACTCTTCGGCACCGTGCAGAAATCCGCCGCCGTCTCGGTCATCGAATCCGGCATGGGCGGCATCCTCGGCCATGTGGCGATCATCATCGGGCTCGGTACGATGCTCGGCGCGATCCTCGAAGTCTCGGGCGGGGCAGAGGTGTTGAGTGCCCGCCTGCTGAACCTCTTCGGGGAGAAGCGCGCCCCGCTCGCGATGGGCCTGACCGGCCTCATCTTCGGCATCCCGGTCTTCTTCGACGTCGGCATCTTCGTCCTCGCGCCGATCGTGTACGCGGCCGCCAAGCGGTCCGGAAAATCGATCCTGCTCTATGCGATGCCGCTGCTGGCGGGGCTCTCGATGACCCACGCGTTCCTGCCCCCGCACCCGGGCCCGGTGGCCGCCGCCGGACTCTTCAACGTGTCGCTGGGCTGGGTCATCCTGATGGGCGCGGTCGTCGGCATCCCGTCGGTCCTGGCCGCCTGGGCGTACGCCTCCTGGATCGGGAAGCGGATCTTCGTCGACGTACCGCAGGACATGGTCGAGGCGGCCGCGGAGGCCAAGGCGGCCGTCGCCGCCGAGCAGCGGGCGGCGGGCGTCACCCCGCACGAGAAGCCGGTGCCGCTCGCCACCGTCCTCGCGATCATCGGCACCCCGCTGGTCCTGATCCTTGCCGCGACCTTCTCCTCCATCGCGCTGAACCCTTCGACCCTCCGCTCCGTCGTGGAGTTCTTCGGCAACCCGTTCGTGGCCCTGACGATCGCCCTGTTCCTCGCGTACTACCTGCTCGGCATCCGCCGCGGCTGGTCCCGCAAGTCCCTGGAGTCGGTCTCCACCTCCTCGCTGAAGCCGGTCGGCAACATCCTGCTGGTGGTCGGCGCGGGCGGGGTCTTCGGCGCGGTGCTCAAGGGCAGCGGCATCGCGGACGCGCTGGCCGACACGTTCAACGACGTGGGCCTGCCCGTCATCCTGCTCGCCTGGCTGATCTCGGTGGTCCTGCGGGTCGCCCAGGGCTCGGCCACCGTCGCGATCGTCACCACGGCCGGGATCGTGGTCCCGCTGGTGGAGGGCCAGGACCTCTCCCAGGCCCACCTCGCGCTGATCATCATGGCGATCTCGGCGGGCTCCATCTTCGCCTCGCACGTCAACGACGGCGGCTTCTGGATGGTGTCGAAGTACTTCGGCATCTCGGAACGCGACACGTTGAAGTCCTGGACGGTGCTGGAGACGGTGCTGTCGGTGGCGGGCTTCGTGGTGGCGGCGCTGCTCAGCCTGGTGATCTAG
- a CDS encoding chitinase, producing the protein MQRSAGSRRRRRRNSSRPFLGGAMAVIAAGALTVTGLVSTAQAADVNNAKNAGFESGLANWACSAGSGTTVSTPVRSGTSALKATPAGQDNGRCSQTVAVKPNSTYALSSWVQGGYAYLGVTGSGTTDVSTWTPGSTTWTKLSTSFRTGPSTTSVTVYTHGWYGQSAYYADDIEVTGPDGGGGGDGPGPVIPGAPAGLAAGATTTSSVALSWNAVSGATGYKVYRDGVQATTSTGTSATITGLAADTAYQFSVSATNAAGESVKSAAITARTAKPGTGPGPGPAVPKHAVTGYWQNFNNGAAVQKLTDVPADYDIIAVSFADATPTQGAVTFNLDTAGLNGYTDAQFRADIKTKQAQGKNVIISIGGELGTVRVENDASATAFANSVYALMQDYGFNGVDIDLENGLNATYMTKALRQLSAKAGPGLVITMAPQTIDMQSTSGEYFKTALNIKDILTVVNMQYYNSGSMLGCDGKVYHQGSVDFLTALACIQLENGLDPSQVGIGVPASTRGAGSGYVAPSVVNAALDCLTKGTNCGSFKPSKTYPSLRGAMTWSTNWDATAGFAWSKAVGPHVRSLP; encoded by the coding sequence GTGCAACGCTCCGCAGGCAGCAGAAGGCGCCGCAGAAGGAATTCCTCCCGGCCGTTCCTCGGCGGTGCCATGGCCGTGATCGCGGCCGGCGCCCTGACCGTCACCGGGCTCGTCTCCACCGCCCAGGCCGCCGACGTCAACAACGCCAAGAACGCGGGCTTCGAGTCGGGGCTCGCCAACTGGGCCTGTTCCGCCGGCAGCGGCACCACCGTCTCCACCCCCGTGCGCAGCGGCACGTCCGCGCTGAAGGCCACCCCGGCCGGCCAGGACAACGGCCGGTGCTCGCAGACCGTGGCCGTGAAGCCCAACTCGACCTACGCGCTCAGCTCCTGGGTGCAGGGCGGTTACGCCTACCTCGGGGTGACCGGCAGCGGCACGACCGACGTCTCCACCTGGACGCCCGGCTCCACCACCTGGACCAAGCTGTCCACCAGCTTCAGGACCGGCCCCAGCACCACGTCGGTGACCGTCTACACCCACGGCTGGTACGGGCAGTCCGCCTACTACGCCGACGACATCGAGGTGACGGGTCCCGACGGCGGTGGCGGCGGCGACGGCCCCGGCCCGGTCATCCCGGGTGCCCCCGCCGGTCTCGCCGCGGGCGCCACGACGACCTCCTCGGTCGCCCTGTCCTGGAACGCGGTCTCCGGCGCCACGGGCTACAAGGTGTACCGGGACGGTGTGCAGGCCACCACCTCCACCGGGACCTCCGCGACGATCACGGGGCTGGCCGCCGACACGGCGTACCAGTTCTCCGTGAGCGCCACCAACGCGGCCGGCGAGTCGGTCAAGTCCGCCGCGATCACCGCCCGTACGGCCAAGCCCGGCACGGGCCCCGGCCCCGGCCCGGCCGTGCCCAAGCACGCGGTGACCGGCTACTGGCAGAACTTCAACAACGGCGCGGCCGTCCAGAAGCTCACCGACGTGCCGGCCGACTACGACATCATCGCGGTCTCCTTCGCGGACGCCACGCCGACGCAGGGCGCGGTCACCTTCAACCTGGACACCGCCGGGCTGAACGGTTACACCGACGCCCAGTTCCGGGCGGACATCAAGACCAAGCAGGCGCAGGGCAAGAACGTCATCATCTCCATCGGCGGCGAACTGGGCACGGTTCGCGTGGAGAACGACGCCTCGGCCACCGCGTTCGCCAACTCGGTGTACGCGCTCATGCAGGACTACGGCTTCAACGGCGTCGACATCGACCTGGAGAACGGCCTCAACGCCACCTACATGACGAAGGCGCTGCGCCAGCTGTCGGCGAAGGCGGGCCCCGGCCTGGTCATCACGATGGCCCCGCAGACGATCGACATGCAGTCGACGTCGGGTGAGTACTTCAAGACGGCGCTGAACATCAAGGACATCCTGACCGTCGTCAACATGCAGTACTACAACAGCGGTTCGATGCTCGGCTGCGACGGCAAGGTCTACCACCAGGGTTCGGTGGACTTCCTCACCGCGCTCGCCTGCATCCAGCTCGAGAACGGGCTCGACCCGTCCCAGGTCGGCATCGGCGTCCCCGCCTCCACCCGGGGCGCGGGCAGCGGCTACGTCGCCCCGTCGGTCGTGAACGCGGCCCTGGACTGCCTGACCAAGGGCACCAACTGCGGTTCGTTCAAGCCCTCGAAGACCTACCCGTCGCTCCGCGGCGCGATGACCTGGTCGACGAACTGGGACGCGACGGCCGGGTTCGCCTGGTCGAAGGCGGTCGGCCCGCACGTCCGCAGCCTGCCGTAA
- a CDS encoding AAA family ATPase yields MTTRILPAVGDPDAARSLTTLLSQLPDAEPAGPVTDSTQLIDTLARLAGEALDELPEVVLVHERIGPVPALELIREVSLRFPSVGVVMITTDASPSLFAAAMDSGARGLVTLPVSYEELANRVQAAAQWSTGVRRHLSSANDVFTGPGGTVVTVTGAKGGVGATVAAIQLALAAQASGHTVALVDMDLQTGDIASYLDVQFRRSLVDLALITDISPRVLADAVFSHSTGLALLLAPGEGERGEEVSDRSSRQIVSALRSRYEIVVIDCGGQMNGANAAAIEMADTALLVTTPDVVAVRGAKRIVRMWERLQIRKAEETVTLVNRFTRNTEIQPPLIQKITGTRVASAAVPANFKELQASVDSGRLHELDAKSTVKQALWGLAGELGIVKPSAAAKKGGGVLAKRNSGTLKNDRGSIGRPRRRRGGPADAEGTR; encoded by the coding sequence ATGACCACCAGAATCCTCCCGGCCGTGGGCGACCCCGACGCGGCCCGCTCCCTCACCACCCTGCTCAGTCAGCTGCCCGACGCCGAACCGGCCGGTCCGGTGACCGACTCGACCCAGCTGATCGACACCCTGGCCCGGCTCGCGGGCGAGGCCCTCGACGAGCTGCCCGAAGTGGTGCTGGTGCACGAGCGGATCGGCCCGGTCCCGGCCCTGGAGCTGATCCGGGAGGTCTCCCTGCGGTTCCCCTCCGTCGGGGTCGTCATGATCACCACGGACGCGAGCCCCAGCCTCTTCGCCGCCGCCATGGACTCCGGCGCCCGCGGCCTGGTCACCCTGCCCGTGAGCTACGAGGAGCTGGCCAACCGGGTCCAGGCCGCGGCCCAGTGGTCGACCGGCGTACGCCGCCACCTCTCCTCCGCCAACGACGTCTTCACCGGCCCCGGCGGCACGGTCGTCACCGTCACCGGCGCGAAGGGCGGCGTCGGGGCCACCGTCGCCGCCATCCAACTCGCCCTGGCCGCCCAGGCGTCGGGCCACACGGTCGCCCTGGTCGACATGGACCTCCAGACCGGCGACATCGCCTCCTACCTCGACGTACAGTTCCGCCGCTCCCTCGTCGACCTCGCCCTGATCACCGACATCTCGCCCCGGGTGCTGGCCGACGCGGTCTTCTCCCACTCCACCGGCCTCGCCCTGCTGCTCGCCCCCGGCGAGGGCGAACGCGGCGAGGAGGTCAGCGACCGCTCGTCCCGCCAGATCGTCAGCGCCCTGCGCTCGCGGTACGAGATCGTCGTCATCGACTGCGGCGGCCAGATGAACGGGGCCAACGCGGCGGCCATCGAGATGGCGGACACGGCCCTGCTGGTGACGACCCCGGACGTGGTCGCGGTGCGCGGCGCGAAACGGATCGTACGGATGTGGGAACGGCTCCAGATCCGCAAGGCCGAGGAGACCGTCACCCTCGTCAACCGCTTCACCCGCAACACCGAGATCCAGCCGCCGCTGATCCAGAAGATCACCGGCACCCGGGTCGCGAGCGCGGCGGTCCCCGCCAACTTCAAGGAGCTCCAGGCGTCGGTCGACTCCGGCCGGCTGCACGAACTGGACGCCAAGAGCACGGTCAAGCAGGCCCTGTGGGGTCTGGCCGGGGAGCTGGGCATCGTCAAGCCGAGCGCGGCCGCCAAGAAGGGCGGCGGTGTGCTCGCCAAGAGGAACAGCGGCACCTTGAAGAACGACCGGGGCTCGATCGGACGCCCGCGCCGCAGGCGCGGCGGGCCCGCAGACGCCGAGGGGACACGCTGA
- a CDS encoding RidA family protein, which produces MTEKIALTPSTHTVPPAKFSHGVKKGNILQVAGQVGFLPAVEGQAPTPAGPTLREQTLQTFANVKAILEEGGASWDDVMMMRVYLTDVDHFAEMNEIYNAYFAEQNLKEAPSARTTVYVGLPKGLLIEIDALAVLS; this is translated from the coding sequence ATGACCGAGAAGATCGCGCTCACCCCCTCCACCCACACCGTGCCGCCGGCGAAGTTCTCGCACGGCGTGAAGAAGGGGAACATCCTCCAGGTCGCCGGCCAGGTCGGCTTCCTCCCCGCCGTCGAGGGCCAGGCCCCGACCCCGGCCGGCCCCACCCTGCGTGAGCAGACCCTCCAGACCTTCGCCAACGTGAAGGCGATCCTGGAGGAGGGCGGCGCGAGCTGGGACGACGTGATGATGATGCGCGTCTACCTCACGGACGTGGACCACTTCGCGGAGATGAACGAGATCTACAACGCGTACTTCGCCGAGCAGAACCTGAAGGAGGCCCCCTCGGCGCGGACGACGGTCTACGTGGGCCTGCCCAAGGGCCTGCTGATCGAGATCGACGCGCTCGCGGTGCTCAGCTGA
- a CDS encoding TadE/TadG family type IV pilus assembly protein produces the protein MALEYLGFLPLLLLVALLAIQLGIAAYAANQAGTAARAGARTAASYDAHGDPETAARNAVSGWVEGNGFSYSQSGFEDITATVAVKVPSLVPGIGPWTATRSATMPRE, from the coding sequence GTGGCCCTGGAGTACCTCGGCTTCCTCCCGCTGCTGCTTCTCGTCGCCCTGCTGGCCATCCAGCTCGGCATCGCCGCGTACGCCGCCAACCAGGCGGGCACGGCCGCCCGCGCCGGAGCCCGTACGGCGGCCAGCTACGACGCCCACGGGGACCCGGAGACGGCGGCCCGGAACGCGGTCAGCGGCTGGGTGGAGGGCAACGGGTTCTCGTACAGCCAGAGCGGCTTCGAGGACATCACCGCCACCGTCGCGGTCAAGGTCCCCTCGCTCGTCCCCGGCATCGGCCCCTGGACGGCGACCCGGAGCGCCACGATGCCGCGCGAGTGA
- the cpaB gene encoding Flp pilus assembly protein CpaB encodes MNSRQRRGVILLLLSVLCAFGAFAGVLSVISDVNSKVGPEVTAYRVKSDVAPYTALNGRQFEKITMPKRWLSENAVTDLREVESKIAVTQLREGSLLQSDMMVRKPELRAGEQEIAIMIDAATGVAGKITPGATVNVYATFAGEQGEKGDPAQSKVIVSNAKVLEVGKLTALEPGGDGRRSQTTEAVPITFALNTLDAQRIAYAESFAEHVRLALVAPGSDGTIRPGDRTYTLDKDK; translated from the coding sequence ATGAACTCCCGCCAGCGCCGCGGCGTGATACTCCTGCTCCTGTCGGTCCTGTGTGCCTTCGGTGCCTTCGCCGGTGTGCTCTCGGTGATCAGCGATGTGAACTCCAAGGTCGGCCCCGAGGTGACCGCCTACCGGGTGAAGAGCGACGTGGCCCCCTACACGGCCCTGAACGGCCGGCAGTTCGAGAAGATCACGATGCCCAAGCGGTGGCTCTCGGAGAACGCCGTGACCGACCTGCGGGAGGTCGAGTCGAAGATCGCCGTCACCCAGCTCCGCGAAGGCTCCCTCCTCCAGTCGGACATGATGGTCCGCAAACCCGAACTCCGCGCCGGTGAGCAGGAGATCGCCATCATGATCGACGCCGCCACCGGCGTCGCGGGCAAGATCACCCCGGGTGCCACGGTCAACGTCTACGCCACCTTCGCCGGTGAGCAGGGCGAGAAGGGCGACCCCGCCCAGTCCAAGGTCATCGTCTCCAACGCCAAGGTGCTGGAGGTCGGCAAGCTCACCGCCCTGGAGCCGGGGGGTGACGGGCGGCGCAGCCAGACCACCGAGGCCGTGCCGATCACCTTCGCCCTGAACACCCTGGACGCCCAGCGCATCGCCTACGCCGAGTCCTTCGCGGAGCACGTACGTCTCGCCCTCGTCGCCCCCGGCAGCGACGGCACCATCCGCCCGGGCGACCGCACCTACACGCTCGACAAGGACAAGTGA
- a CDS encoding TadE/TadG family type IV pilus assembly protein — MTTTTRTASGTIRGPGGAGGARGARGAREVRGPGGRGLRYGRGLRALRKDDRGQAAVEFLGMTPFIILIMLVLWECALIGYTFSLAGNAADVAARKGSGAEYAPGAACRAGAMEDLPAAWAGGARVSCGRGADLYEATVTLKVPVLVPGLFDLDIGIDGEAGSALEDWR, encoded by the coding sequence ATGACGACGACCACGAGGACGGCGAGCGGCACCATACGGGGGCCCGGGGGAGCGGGAGGCGCCCGGGGTGCGCGAGGGGCCCGGGAGGTACGGGGGCCGGGTGGACGAGGGCTCCGGTACGGGCGAGGGCTCAGGGCGCTCCGGAAAGATGACCGGGGGCAGGCCGCCGTCGAGTTCCTGGGGATGACCCCCTTCATCATCCTGATCATGCTCGTGCTCTGGGAGTGCGCCCTGATCGGCTACACGTTCAGCCTCGCGGGCAACGCGGCGGACGTGGCCGCACGCAAGGGGAGCGGGGCGGAGTACGCGCCGGGAGCCGCCTGCCGGGCCGGGGCGATGGAGGATCTGCCCGCGGCCTGGGCGGGCGGGGCCCGCGTGAGCTGCGGCCGGGGCGCGGACCTGTACGAGGCGACGGTGACGCTCAAGGTGCCGGTGCTGGTGCCGGGCCTGTTCGACCTGGACATCGGCATCGACGGGGAAGCCGGATCGGCGCTGGAGGACTGGCGATGA
- a CDS encoding IclR family transcriptional regulator has translation MSQTVDRALSILPLLAQGPADLGQVAERLGVHKSTALRLLRTLHEHGLVYRQQDQRYRLGARLFALAQEAVENLDVREIAHPHLVELNDRCGHTVHLAVYEEQEVLYIDKVESRYPVRMYSRIGKPVAITVAAVAKLLLADLTEPERRAIAEKLDYPMYTSRSTPNAAAFLKELAVVREQGWATDLGGHEESINCIGAPIRGAYGRVVAAMSVSAPNVVVTAEELLTLLPLVRRTAETISREYSGSGTNRPKKV, from the coding sequence ATGAGCCAGACCGTCGACCGGGCACTCAGCATCCTGCCGCTGCTCGCCCAGGGCCCCGCCGACCTCGGCCAGGTCGCCGAGCGGCTCGGCGTCCACAAGTCCACGGCGCTGCGCCTGCTGCGTACGCTCCACGAGCACGGGCTCGTCTACCGCCAGCAGGACCAGCGCTACCGCCTGGGCGCCCGGCTCTTCGCGCTCGCCCAGGAGGCCGTCGAGAACCTCGACGTACGCGAGATCGCCCATCCCCACCTGGTCGAGCTGAACGACCGGTGCGGGCACACCGTGCACCTCGCCGTCTACGAGGAGCAGGAAGTCCTCTACATCGACAAGGTCGAGAGCCGCTATCCGGTCCGGATGTACTCGCGGATCGGCAAGCCCGTCGCGATCACCGTCGCGGCCGTGGCCAAGCTGCTGCTGGCCGACCTCACCGAGCCCGAGCGGCGCGCGATCGCCGAGAAGCTCGACTACCCCATGTACACGTCCCGTTCGACGCCGAACGCGGCCGCCTTCCTCAAGGAGCTGGCCGTCGTCCGCGAACAGGGCTGGGCCACCGACCTCGGTGGTCACGAGGAGTCCATCAACTGCATCGGCGCCCCCATCCGGGGCGCGTACGGCCGGGTCGTCGCGGCCATGTCGGTCTCCGCACCGAACGTGGTCGTCACGGCCGAGGAACTCCTCACCCTCCTCCCGCTGGTCCGGCGCACCGCCGAGACCATCAGCCGGGAGTACTCCGGCTCCGGCACCAACCGACCCAAGAAAGTCTGA
- a CDS encoding Nramp family divalent metal transporter: MAETRATTGTGEPASRPRKSSWKYIGPGIVVAATGVGAGDLVATLIAGSKFGYTLLWAAVIGCLVKISLAEAAGRWHLATGRTLFDGWRSLGAWTTVYFAVYVVVWGFIYGATAMSSSALPIVALFPDGPGLKFWAIVTGLIGLAFVWFNRYAVFEKVMTVLVGIMFVVVVYVAARVVPDVGASFAGLVPVLPDGSLLYTLGLIGGVGGTITMAAYGYWVNAKGWSNSSWMKVMRLDNRVAYITTGIFVVAMLVLGAELLHASQIALTSGDRGLIDLGKVLEDRFGGATATLFLVGFFATSFSSLIGVWHGVSLMFADFVERFRAPAGEEKAHAGPEVVDRQQRSVPFRAYLLWLTFPPMALLWLDEPFGLVIAYGVLGAFFMPFLALTLLWLLNSSRTPREWRSGWVSNGMLALAGLLFVVLCVQQVRELPW, encoded by the coding sequence ATGGCTGAGACAAGAGCAACCACAGGGACGGGTGAGCCGGCCTCCCGGCCGCGCAAGTCCAGCTGGAAGTACATCGGCCCCGGGATCGTCGTCGCGGCGACCGGGGTCGGGGCCGGGGATCTGGTCGCGACGCTGATCGCGGGCAGCAAGTTCGGCTACACGCTGCTGTGGGCGGCGGTGATCGGGTGCCTCGTCAAGATCTCGCTGGCCGAGGCGGCCGGGCGCTGGCACCTGGCGACCGGGCGCACGCTCTTCGACGGCTGGCGCAGCCTCGGCGCCTGGACGACCGTCTACTTCGCGGTGTACGTCGTCGTCTGGGGCTTCATCTACGGCGCGACGGCCATGTCCTCCAGCGCCCTGCCCATCGTGGCCCTCTTCCCGGACGGGCCGGGGCTGAAGTTCTGGGCGATCGTGACCGGGCTGATCGGGCTGGCCTTCGTCTGGTTCAACCGGTACGCCGTCTTCGAGAAGGTCATGACGGTCCTGGTCGGCATCATGTTCGTGGTGGTCGTGTACGTGGCCGCCCGGGTGGTGCCGGACGTCGGCGCTTCGTTCGCCGGGCTCGTCCCCGTACTGCCGGACGGTTCGCTGCTCTACACCCTCGGGCTGATCGGCGGCGTCGGCGGCACGATCACGATGGCCGCCTACGGCTACTGGGTGAACGCGAAAGGGTGGAGCAACTCCTCCTGGATGAAGGTGATGCGGCTCGACAACCGGGTCGCCTACATCACCACCGGCATCTTCGTCGTCGCCATGCTCGTCCTCGGCGCCGAGCTGCTGCACGCCTCGCAGATCGCCCTCACCTCGGGCGACCGGGGGCTGATCGACCTGGGGAAGGTGCTGGAGGACCGGTTCGGCGGGGCCACCGCCACGCTCTTCCTGGTCGGCTTCTTCGCCACCTCGTTCTCGTCGCTGATCGGCGTCTGGCACGGGGTGAGCCTGATGTTCGCGGACTTCGTGGAGCGGTTCCGGGCCCCGGCGGGCGAGGAGAAGGCGCACGCGGGCCCGGAAGTCGTCGACCGGCAGCAGCGGTCGGTGCCGTTCCGCGCCTATCTCCTCTGGCTGACCTTCCCGCCGATGGCCCTGCTCTGGCTGGACGAGCCCTTCGGCCTGGTCATCGCGTACGGCGTGCTCGGCGCGTTCTTCATGCCGTTCCTCGCCCTGACCCTGCTCTGGCTGCTCAACTCCTCCCGTACGCCCAGGGAGTGGCGTAGCGGCTGGGTCAGCAACGGGATGCTGGCCCTGGCGGGGCTGCTGTTCGTCGTGCTGTGCGTGCAGCAGGTGCGCGAACTGCCCTGGTGA